The genomic region TCTTTTCTTCTCACTAAAATTATCATTCGCAATCCCTGAAACAAAGAGTATGTCTACTTTGGCAATAGGAATAACAGATGCTAAAACCCATAGCAGGAAATAGTGTTAATCTGTTTCTAAAAGTTAAAAAATCTGAAATTAGTAGAATACCATTATCCTTGGGTTACATTGAACAAAAGGATAGACCAACCTGAAGGGGGTGTTAAGCTCAAACCAGAAGGACTTCCAGACACAATAACAGCTGGATGATCACGAGCCCGCAAATAGAAAGCTTCTGAAGGGTCCGTAAAAACAATTTCATCATATGACTCAACAATCACTGGTTTCTTTGTTGTCGGTGGTCCAGAACGATCTTCAGGATGTAACTTTAGCTCATGATATCTGCTTATAAGAAGGAAATGCATTTGAATTTAGAAAATGGATATTTGAGATAAAGGACACTCTGTGGCTGGAATGAAAAAGAATGTAAATTGCCAATCATGAGTTGCATTAAATTAACTTACATCTCTAGTTGTTTTTCTGCTACATCACTGTGGAAGAAGATTGTCATTTTTATCTGAAATTCACCCCATCCTGTTTCAGACAGCTCAAATGGAGCAGAGTCAACAATCCTGATTGGATTGTTAAAGCTTGGGTGTAACTCAAAGACAACTCTTTTAATTGCAATGCTAAGATCCTCATTTGTTGCCCCACGAATATAGACAGTCCATTTATGAGTGCGGTGCCTGAGACAAATGAAACTTTcagaaaatataataataaaaccaCACATAAAATGCTCATTGCAGCCTTCATGCTTATGCACCTATAGAAATTGTAAATTTTCTGATCCATCACATTGTTCAAAACAAAGAAAACTAAGATTATTGTGATGCTTAATCCCAGAAAAATTGCATTGATCAGATTGGCAAAGAGAAATTTTAGAAGCATTACAtcttattcaaataaaataaatattaggaAAATGTTTGTACTAGCGAAGGAAATACTCACTCATCTGCCCTTTTCCCCAGCCAGAAGGATATTGTTCCATAAACAATAGGTATTGCCATTTCAACATCATTTGCCCTTATTTGATTCTGAAATTTACAGCAAGCCACAACATCAAAAACAAATTAAACCTTATCCTATAGTATACTTATCCTCAGAAAATAAACCCATAATGTCATCGGCGAGAACACAATAATCACAGTAAAAGAAAGGTATTTACAACTCAGATAAATAATATGCTAACAATATAATCACAAGGCATCAATGCTAAAGGAAAGTATGGGACACATGCTAGACATTACCAATCCAGCACTTTTAAAGAACCAAAATCAACAACACAAGATAAAGCTGAAGGATGGGACATCGCCTTCCAGCATAGCATATCCACATATATGATGACATCGATAGGGTCTAAAGCTACCAAAACAGAAGTGAAAAGTGCTCAAGTCATAAAACAACACTGCAATAGATCATGCCTCTTTGTGAATGTATGGCATGCAATAAGAAACTTTGAATAAGTTTACTGGAAGTTGTAGTTCTGATACTTTTAGAGCCTATCAAATCATGTAACAGCTAATAGCTTGCATCATTACGCAAGTGACCATGTATGACAGGCAAGTAGAAGCTTTGAACAATTAATCTTGAGGTTGAGGTAGTGAAGCTCTTAGGTCCTACCAAATCACCAAGTAATATATAATTCACACTATTATGTTCAATGGCTGGGCAGATGAAGAGGAACATTTGATCCATTTCTTTGCATTTTAAGTACTTAACTCATATGTACGTAGAGTTTACATGGGCTaaggaagaaaaaaatgaagataatgtaatgCCCCTTGTGTTCACACATTTTAAGTCTTCGATGTAGCCTTGATGAT from Cryptomeria japonica chromosome 3, Sugi_1.0, whole genome shotgun sequence harbors:
- the LOC131060129 gene encoding transcription initiation factor TFIID subunit 14b isoform X1, which codes for MGKKYNGEQNLQRNKTARVSDEYDKKNQIRANDVEMAIPIVYGTISFWLGKRADEHRTHKWTVYIRGATNEDLSIAIKRVVFELHPSFNNPIRIVDSAPFELSETGWGEFQIKMTIFFHSDVAEKQLEIYHELKLHPEDRSGPPTTKKPVIVESYDEIVFTDPSEAFYLRARDHPAVIVSGSPSGLSLTPPSGIANDNFSEKKRGDTKEHPLSQWFLRHSEADELAQLVAARQQIQSHIIRLRRQLSMIEAESQRVQSNSSQ
- the LOC131060129 gene encoding transcription initiation factor TFIID subunit 14b isoform X2, which gives rise to MGKKYNGEQNLQRNKTARVSDEYDKKNQIRANDVEMAIPIVYGTISFWLGKRADEHRTHKWTVYIRGATNEDLSIAIKRVVFELHPSFNNPIRIVDSAPFELSETGWGEFQIKMTIFFHSDVAEKQLEIYHELKLHPEDRSGPPTTKKPVIVESYDEIVFTDPSEAFYLRARDHPAVIVSGSPSGLSLTPPSGIANDNFSEKKRGDTKEHPLSQWFLRHSEADELAQLVAARQQALASFSGWRLVHLWSYLRFKAIS